One Lysobacter enzymogenes DNA segment encodes these proteins:
- a CDS encoding DUF4105 domain-containing protein, giving the protein MTAFPRFVRLYALLALLSLLPLAQATPPLAATTAEAASASTRASTADAASATADTAGMPGIPAATPPATPPPSARDATDSTVPRIGVVTMQPGQEFWSRFGHDALVVYDRASDKAISYNFGYFDPSDPDFVQRFVRNDMRYRLVALPFDQDMAQYRYEGRKVELQWLDLNDAQARALAESLRVNALPENAFYRYQYFDDNCSIRVRDALDRALGGNLRRQIEGRSHGNTLRSEALRLSKPEPWMWFVLDVLMGPETDKPVPVWAESYVPGRLAAALREVKNDEGLPLVESERTLLPSHIPAEPEATPLPWWPWALAGIGLGVALAWIGRRSPRVLAVAALPLWAALGVVGALLVYAWLGTGHTYIHANRNLLLFDPLCLLLLFGGVRALRGRDPGPVFGWLSLAVALAAVASLFVYWLPVYPQRNAHWVALWLPVHLGLWFGFRRATGLARR; this is encoded by the coding sequence GTGACCGCTTTCCCCCGCTTCGTCCGGCTCTACGCCCTGCTCGCCCTGCTCTCGCTGCTGCCGCTCGCCCAGGCCACGCCGCCGCTCGCGGCGACCACCGCCGAAGCCGCCAGCGCCTCCACCCGCGCCAGCACCGCCGACGCCGCCAGCGCCACCGCGGACACCGCCGGCATGCCGGGCATTCCCGCCGCGACGCCGCCGGCCACGCCCCCGCCCTCCGCGCGGGACGCCACCGACTCAACGGTCCCGCGCATCGGCGTGGTCACCATGCAGCCGGGCCAGGAATTCTGGTCGCGCTTCGGCCACGACGCCCTGGTCGTCTACGACCGCGCCAGCGACAAGGCGATCTCGTACAACTTCGGCTACTTCGACCCCAGCGACCCGGACTTCGTCCAGCGCTTCGTCCGCAACGACATGCGCTATCGGCTGGTGGCGCTGCCGTTCGACCAGGACATGGCCCAGTACCGCTACGAAGGCCGCAAGGTCGAGTTGCAGTGGCTGGACTTGAATGATGCGCAGGCGCGCGCGCTGGCCGAGTCGCTGCGGGTCAATGCGCTGCCGGAAAACGCGTTCTACCGCTACCAGTATTTCGACGACAACTGCTCGATCCGGGTGCGCGACGCGCTCGACCGCGCGCTGGGCGGCAACCTGCGCCGGCAGATCGAGGGCCGTTCGCACGGCAACACCCTGCGCAGCGAAGCGCTGCGCCTGTCCAAGCCCGAGCCGTGGATGTGGTTCGTGCTCGACGTGCTGATGGGCCCGGAAACCGACAAGCCCGTGCCGGTGTGGGCCGAATCCTACGTGCCCGGACGCCTCGCCGCGGCCCTGCGCGAGGTCAAGAACGACGAAGGCCTGCCGCTGGTGGAATCCGAGCGGACACTGCTGCCCTCGCACATCCCGGCCGAGCCGGAGGCGACGCCGCTGCCGTGGTGGCCGTGGGCGCTGGCCGGGATCGGCCTGGGCGTCGCGCTGGCCTGGATCGGACGGCGCAGCCCGCGCGTGCTCGCCGTCGCCGCGCTGCCGCTGTGGGCGGCGCTCGGCGTCGTCGGCGCCTTGCTGGTCTACGCCTGGCTCGGCACCGGCCACACCTACATCCACGCCAACCGCAACCTGTTGCTGTTCGACCCGCTGTGCCTGTTGCTGCTGTTCGGCGGCGTGCGCGCGCTGCGCGGGCGCGATCCCGGACCGGTGTTCGGCTGGCTGAGCCTGGCGGTGGCGCTGGCCGCGGTCGCCTCGCTATTCGTGTACTGGCTGCCGGTGTATCCGCAGCGCAATGCGCATTGGGTCGCGCTGTGGCTGCCGGTCCACCTGGGCCTGTGGTTCGGTTTCCGCCGGGCAACCGGGCTCGCGCGCCGCTGA
- a CDS encoding GspH/FimT family pseudopilin: protein MRARNVRGFTLIELLVTISLVAILLGLGLPGFQQAIRSNRVAVSTNEMQAAMTLARSEAMRTPRGGHVCASRDGLGCGGSWSDGWMVWTDRNNNDVPQPDEVLRYFKPTAQLEIGAAATGGDATRLAFDLRGRLKDGFPRRFSLKPADCASGANLLREISLGVTGQVRMERKTCP, encoded by the coding sequence GTGCGCGCACGCAACGTACGCGGTTTCACTTTGATCGAACTGCTCGTGACGATTTCGCTGGTGGCGATTCTGCTCGGACTGGGCTTGCCCGGCTTCCAGCAAGCCATCCGCTCGAACCGGGTCGCCGTGTCGACGAACGAAATGCAGGCCGCCATGACCTTGGCGCGCAGCGAAGCGATGCGCACGCCGCGCGGCGGCCACGTCTGCGCTTCGCGCGACGGGCTGGGGTGCGGCGGAAGCTGGAGCGACGGCTGGATGGTCTGGACCGACCGCAACAACAACGATGTGCCCCAGCCCGACGAAGTGTTGCGCTATTTCAAGCCCACCGCGCAGCTCGAGATCGGCGCCGCGGCGACCGGAGGCGATGCCACCCGGCTCGCCTTCGACTTGCGCGGACGGTTGAAGGACGGGTTCCCGCGCCGCTTCAGCCTCAAGCCGGCGGACTGCGCTTCCGGCGCCAATCTGTTGCGGGAGATCAGCCTGGGCGTCACCGGGCAGGTGCGCATGGAGCGAAAGACATGTCCCTAA
- a CDS encoding PilW family protein: MVGRARRGRRGRQQRQRTNHGELRPMTRLRRASGFSLIELMVALVLGALLVLGLLKIFDASRASYKLSEGLARVQENGRFAMDYLQRDLRMAGHMGCLNDQTRFLSNPAGFRSAFVAQQRPSEAQLDAAPDALRFNHMIQGFEARGTAPGGSVGLPANGAWAGSPSLPGHVAALTPAPMAGSDVVAVRFFSPEGVPVKAFSASSVTVDSARWNQVIAANGYVRPGLLAVADCQSAISFEATSIDQSGADTVIGVAVSGLNRSGLGEGPFSPGQATLYRAETMVYYVAPNPEAGNEPTLYRARFTAEPGAATATLVGGAPEPLVEGIENMQLIYGLDSQTDQTRQPTGFVSRQAVADAVQPGADRLPWRRVGLVQVAFLLRSADGAGAPAGLIAEKPRLLGVQTAPPDDGRYRTVYESTIALRNRLFGN, translated from the coding sequence TTGGTCGGACGCGCGCGCCGCGGTCGGCGCGGTCGGCAACAACGCCAACGGACGAATCACGGTGAGCTCCGACCTATGACCCGCCTCCGCCGCGCTTCCGGTTTCAGCTTGATCGAATTGATGGTCGCCCTGGTCCTGGGGGCGTTGTTGGTCCTGGGCCTGCTCAAGATCTTCGACGCATCGCGCGCCAGCTACAAGCTCTCCGAAGGCTTGGCGCGGGTGCAGGAAAACGGCCGTTTCGCCATGGACTACCTGCAGCGCGATCTGCGGATGGCCGGGCACATGGGCTGCCTCAACGACCAGACCCGGTTCTTGTCGAACCCGGCGGGTTTCCGCTCGGCGTTCGTGGCGCAACAGCGGCCCAGCGAAGCGCAGCTCGATGCCGCGCCCGATGCGCTGCGTTTCAACCACATGATCCAGGGGTTCGAAGCCCGCGGCACCGCTCCCGGCGGCAGCGTCGGGCTTCCGGCCAACGGCGCGTGGGCCGGCTCGCCCAGTCTGCCCGGCCATGTCGCCGCGCTGACGCCGGCGCCGATGGCGGGCAGCGATGTGGTCGCGGTGCGCTTCTTCTCGCCCGAAGGCGTCCCGGTCAAGGCGTTCTCCGCATCGAGCGTGACCGTCGACAGCGCGCGCTGGAACCAGGTCATCGCCGCCAACGGCTACGTTCGTCCCGGGTTGCTGGCGGTCGCGGATTGCCAGAGCGCGATCAGCTTCGAGGCCACCTCGATCGACCAGAGCGGGGCCGATACCGTCATCGGCGTGGCGGTGTCCGGGCTCAATCGGTCCGGCTTGGGCGAAGGGCCTTTTTCGCCGGGCCAGGCCACCCTGTATCGCGCCGAGACGATGGTGTACTACGTCGCGCCAAACCCCGAGGCCGGCAACGAGCCCACGCTGTACCGGGCGCGTTTCACCGCAGAGCCCGGCGCCGCGACGGCGACCCTGGTGGGCGGTGCGCCCGAGCCGCTGGTCGAAGGGATCGAGAACATGCAGTTGATCTACGGCCTGGACAGCCAGACCGATCAGACGCGCCAGCCGACCGGCTTCGTTTCGCGCCAAGCCGTGGCCGATGCGGTGCAGCCCGGCGCAGATCGTCTGCCATGGCGCCGCGTCGGATTGGTGCAGGTCGCGTTTCTCTTGCGCAGCGCCGACGGCGCCGGCGCGCCCGCGGGTCTGATCGCGGAGAAGCCGAGATTGCTGGGCGTACAGACCGCGCCGCCCGACGACGGCCGCTACCGCACCGTCTACGAATCCACCATCGCCTTGCGCAACCGACTGTTCGGAAACTGA
- a CDS encoding pilus assembly protein has translation MNPKTQLRSALCAVAAASAVVGWLWLSNSGESVASSNDYAIAEKPLYTANSVPPLMMLVASRDEQLFEKAYSDYSNLTDIDGDGLLDPTYDNSLTYEGYFDPELCYSYDEARKVFKAVAGRKKDHKCNGQWSGNFANWVSMSRLDLLRYVLYGGKRSADSASQTIIERAHLPNDSHAWSKVYRGSDIASYVPGGSAPMTFCNVSLEDGIEYDRTGRGAPLLRYASGAYPSWGVTEYAQCLAKLGPLGVDGGAPDGDGDRPARAAITNKVMRVEVCDPTVGEDARESFCRPYGSSWKPAGLLQEYGETGRLRFGMISGTYSRPRDGGVLRKNVGLFAGNAAAGGCATGDEVDLSNGTFCNQGNGSEGIVNTLDRFRLVNWDGREVGWNSRNSGGSWDFNYGWGNDCPYMHSNASIADPGPGSGAACTAWGNPISEMYAEALRYLAGSSPTGTFGAISTVGDATGAPRPAWVDPYGPAKAYGGGNNYCANCRIMILSSGTNTYDGNNIPGSPSGLDSAATATAALGQAEGINGSKYFVGSGATAPQANLYQSSATFVCTATTISNLAWVRGICDDAPQREGSYLVAGLAKTAYEKDLRSDLSAKGRPVGRINNVVTYAVALADTLPKIEIDMGGTGAAARVITLSPICKAGDFSSGRSCQLIDTQAGQQAGAGGRVYGRHFRTDGRAGSLMYTWDGAAAGESNDRDVTFMISYCVGSACNVETTTGFAGYDVCWGTGIDADTNVQSAPVCRDANQRPLVAEDEVLVRVEGIGSSSGGHFYMGFGITGAVSGNQAYPGVYRYDPPGNGSNCRRPNGAVCSASATFNLLTGESPDQVRWPMNNAFNRQWRRPVVVKFAAANQASSSLESPLWLAAKYGTQISDSADNDANPDWDNDGDGEPDNYLLARDPAKLKQQLRTLIEDAAAPPSVSGGGASGARLTPDASFAIDASFKMEVTKATNDWVGNLSAYNLNQDGTLGSERWSAARMLTSQAAGGARKIRMVLEPTKVGANGAVQVAAAVRDFTAGELASNPLIGPLQRLGLTGTESWMAGKTAADVVAYLKGATNGAPFRRRSEVLGDIVNSTLEIVSSKDDFGWGDWALQASPGWKGQLGGSYKEFVKNKNPTRNTAYVGANDGMLHAFDATASGGRERFAYIPSAVLSRMGDLANPLYDHRYTMDGDVVSGDVPTSASGDWRTVLLASAGAGGRSLSALDVTDPDGFGNASVLWELRGTNGNGSGAATDDLGHVLGRPAIVPIVGASATSPPRWVALFGNGVNSSTGAPVLFVVDVNTGAVLARLKPTGSEYAVRNGLMNVAPVALYNNDGLVDAVYGGDLQGNVWKFDLSGGAASSWSVAFGATPLFTAKDAAGAAQPITGGLEVSRGPGGGATVYFGTGRYFAVGDNIVSNPQVQSLYGIFDRCSSPACATPIRGDRTAVLGEQILSVGTNNAGYRVRNVSRNEPKESGWFIDLKVGTATGERFIGRPRLQNGKVFFTTFEPLGDNCEAGGRNWLFGVDMRSGGGSMAGVSTSPGGSNVCSGDCGSVSLDNKVSAPAKHTDVLLPPPPGSQIVGCGTDPSCSNEAALREQLATKQCSMVLRSNGSGPLYLPRPCGRQSWRQVR, from the coding sequence ATGAATCCCAAGACCCAACTGCGCAGCGCCCTGTGTGCCGTCGCCGCCGCGTCGGCTGTCGTCGGCTGGCTGTGGCTCAGCAATTCCGGTGAGAGCGTCGCTTCGAGTAACGATTACGCGATCGCCGAAAAGCCGCTGTACACGGCCAACTCCGTGCCGCCGCTGATGATGCTGGTCGCTTCGCGGGACGAGCAGTTGTTCGAGAAAGCCTATAGCGATTACTCGAACCTCACCGATATCGACGGCGACGGCCTGCTCGATCCGACCTACGACAACTCGCTTACCTACGAGGGCTATTTCGATCCCGAACTTTGCTACTCGTACGACGAGGCGAGGAAGGTGTTCAAGGCGGTGGCCGGGCGAAAAAAAGACCACAAATGCAACGGCCAGTGGAGCGGCAATTTCGCCAATTGGGTCTCGATGAGCCGGCTCGACCTGCTGCGCTACGTGCTTTACGGCGGAAAGCGTTCCGCCGACTCGGCCAGCCAGACGATCATAGAACGCGCTCATTTGCCCAACGACAGCCACGCCTGGTCGAAGGTTTATCGTGGCAGCGACATCGCCAGTTACGTTCCCGGGGGGAGCGCGCCGATGACGTTCTGCAACGTCAGTCTGGAGGATGGTATCGAGTACGACAGGACGGGTAGAGGGGCGCCGTTGCTGAGGTACGCATCCGGGGCCTATCCGAGTTGGGGCGTGACCGAGTACGCCCAGTGCCTGGCCAAGTTGGGGCCGCTCGGCGTCGACGGCGGCGCGCCCGACGGCGACGGCGACCGACCGGCGCGGGCGGCCATCACCAACAAGGTTATGCGGGTCGAAGTGTGCGACCCCACGGTTGGCGAAGACGCCCGCGAGAGCTTTTGCCGTCCGTACGGTAGCTCCTGGAAGCCGGCCGGCCTGCTGCAGGAGTACGGTGAAACCGGCAGGCTTCGCTTCGGCATGATTTCAGGGACCTACAGCCGGCCGCGCGACGGCGGGGTGCTGCGCAAGAACGTCGGCCTGTTCGCCGGCAACGCCGCCGCCGGCGGTTGCGCGACGGGCGACGAGGTCGACCTGTCGAACGGTACGTTCTGCAACCAAGGCAACGGCAGCGAGGGCATCGTCAATACACTCGACCGTTTCCGGCTAGTGAACTGGGACGGGAGGGAAGTCGGCTGGAATTCCAGGAACAGCGGCGGCAGCTGGGATTTCAATTACGGCTGGGGAAACGATTGCCCTTACATGCATTCGAATGCGTCGATCGCCGATCCAGGTCCGGGGTCCGGGGCCGCATGCACGGCTTGGGGAAATCCCATCAGCGAGATGTACGCCGAAGCGTTGCGCTATCTGGCCGGCAGCTCGCCGACCGGCACCTTCGGGGCGATCTCCACAGTCGGCGATGCAACCGGGGCGCCTCGTCCGGCCTGGGTCGACCCCTACGGGCCGGCCAAGGCCTACGGCGGCGGCAACAATTACTGCGCCAACTGCCGCATCATGATCCTGTCCAGCGGCACCAATACCTACGATGGAAACAACATTCCCGGCTCGCCTTCCGGACTGGACTCCGCGGCCACCGCCACCGCCGCACTGGGCCAGGCCGAGGGCATCAACGGAAGCAAGTACTTCGTCGGTTCCGGGGCGACGGCGCCGCAGGCGAACCTGTATCAGTCGTCGGCCACATTCGTCTGTACGGCCACGACGATCTCCAATCTGGCCTGGGTGCGCGGTATCTGCGACGACGCTCCCCAGCGCGAAGGAAGCTATCTGGTTGCCGGGCTGGCCAAGACCGCCTATGAGAAAGACCTGCGTTCGGATCTGAGCGCCAAGGGACGTCCGGTCGGGCGGATCAACAATGTCGTCACCTATGCCGTCGCTTTGGCCGATACCCTTCCCAAGATCGAAATCGATATGGGAGGAACCGGCGCGGCGGCCCGCGTCATCACCCTGTCGCCGATATGCAAGGCGGGCGATTTCTCCAGCGGCCGAAGCTGCCAGCTGATCGATACCCAGGCCGGTCAGCAAGCCGGTGCGGGCGGGCGCGTTTACGGCCGGCATTTTCGTACCGACGGCCGGGCCGGTAGCCTGATGTATACCTGGGACGGCGCCGCGGCCGGCGAATCCAACGATCGCGACGTCACCTTCATGATCAGCTATTGCGTCGGCTCGGCCTGCAATGTCGAGACGACGACTGGGTTCGCCGGCTACGACGTGTGTTGGGGCACCGGCATCGACGCCGACACCAATGTGCAGTCGGCGCCGGTTTGCAGAGATGCCAACCAGCGGCCGTTGGTGGCCGAAGACGAGGTGCTAGTTCGAGTGGAGGGCATTGGTTCCTCGTCGGGCGGACATTTCTACATGGGGTTCGGTATCACCGGCGCGGTCTCCGGAAATCAGGCGTATCCGGGCGTCTACCGTTACGATCCTCCCGGAAACGGAAGCAATTGCCGTCGTCCCAATGGCGCGGTGTGCTCGGCCAGCGCGACCTTCAACCTGCTCACCGGCGAATCTCCGGACCAGGTGCGTTGGCCGATGAACAATGCCTTCAATCGCCAATGGCGACGGCCGGTCGTGGTCAAGTTCGCCGCGGCGAACCAGGCTTCCAGCTCGCTCGAATCCCCGCTGTGGTTGGCAGCCAAGTACGGTACGCAGATCAGCGATAGCGCCGACAACGATGCCAACCCGGATTGGGACAACGACGGCGACGGCGAGCCCGACAACTATCTGCTCGCGCGCGATCCGGCCAAGTTGAAGCAGCAACTGCGAACCCTGATCGAGGATGCCGCGGCGCCGCCTTCGGTCAGCGGGGGCGGAGCTTCGGGCGCGCGCTTGACGCCGGACGCTTCGTTCGCCATCGACGCCTCGTTCAAGATGGAGGTGACGAAAGCGACCAACGACTGGGTCGGCAATCTCTCCGCCTATAACCTCAACCAGGACGGCACCCTCGGCAGCGAACGCTGGAGCGCGGCCAGGATGCTGACCTCGCAGGCCGCCGGCGGCGCACGCAAGATCCGCATGGTGCTGGAGCCGACCAAGGTCGGCGCGAACGGCGCGGTTCAGGTCGCCGCCGCGGTGCGCGATTTCACCGCGGGCGAGCTGGCGTCGAATCCCTTGATCGGCCCATTGCAGCGCCTGGGCCTGACCGGTACGGAAAGCTGGATGGCCGGCAAGACCGCGGCCGACGTGGTCGCGTATCTCAAGGGCGCGACCAACGGCGCGCCGTTCCGCAGGCGCAGCGAAGTATTGGGCGACATCGTCAACTCGACCTTGGAGATCGTTTCGTCCAAGGACGATTTCGGTTGGGGCGATTGGGCGCTGCAAGCGTCTCCGGGCTGGAAGGGCCAGCTCGGCGGCAGCTATAAGGAATTCGTCAAGAACAAGAACCCGACGCGCAACACGGCGTATGTCGGCGCGAACGACGGCATGCTGCACGCCTTCGACGCGACCGCCAGCGGCGGCCGGGAGCGCTTCGCCTATATCCCGTCGGCGGTGCTGTCGCGCATGGGCGACCTCGCCAATCCCTTGTACGACCACCGATACACCATGGACGGCGACGTGGTGTCGGGCGATGTGCCGACATCGGCGAGCGGCGACTGGCGTACCGTGTTGCTCGCCAGCGCCGGGGCGGGCGGACGCTCGCTGTCCGCGCTCGACGTCACCGATCCGGACGGATTCGGCAATGCGTCGGTGCTGTGGGAGTTGCGCGGAACCAACGGCAACGGCAGCGGTGCCGCCACCGACGACCTCGGGCATGTGCTGGGGCGGCCGGCGATCGTGCCGATCGTCGGCGCCAGCGCGACCAGTCCGCCGCGCTGGGTGGCATTGTTCGGCAACGGTGTCAATTCGAGCACCGGCGCGCCGGTCCTGTTCGTGGTGGACGTGAACACCGGCGCGGTGTTGGCGCGGTTGAAGCCGACCGGGTCGGAGTATGCGGTCAGGAACGGCCTGATGAACGTCGCGCCGGTGGCGCTGTACAACAACGACGGCCTGGTCGACGCGGTCTACGGCGGCGACCTGCAGGGCAATGTGTGGAAGTTCGATCTGTCCGGAGGAGCGGCGAGCAGCTGGTCGGTCGCGTTCGGCGCGACGCCGTTGTTCACCGCGAAGGATGCGGCCGGCGCCGCGCAACCCATCACCGGCGGCCTGGAAGTCTCGCGCGGGCCCGGCGGCGGAGCCACCGTGTACTTCGGTACCGGCCGCTACTTCGCGGTCGGCGACAACATCGTCAGCAATCCGCAGGTGCAGAGCCTGTACGGCATCTTCGACCGCTGTTCGAGCCCCGCCTGCGCCACGCCGATCCGCGGCGACCGCACTGCGGTGCTGGGCGAGCAGATACTGAGCGTGGGGACGAACAACGCCGGTTATCGCGTGCGCAACGTGAGCCGCAACGAGCCGAAGGAGTCGGGTTGGTTCATCGACCTCAAGGTCGGTACTGCGACAGGCGAGCGCTTCATCGGCCGGCCGCGGCTGCAGAACGGCAAGGTGTTCTTCACCACCTTCGAGCCGCTGGGCGACAACTGCGAGGCGGGCGGACGCAACTGGTTGTTCGGCGTGGACATGCGTTCCGGCGGCGGTTCGATGGCCGGCGTCAGCACCTCGCCGGGCGGCAGCAACGTCTGCAGCGGCGATTGCGGCAGCGTATCGCTGGACAACAAGGTCAGCGCGCCGGCCAAGCACACCGATGTATTGCTGCCGCCGCCGCCCGGCTCGCAGATCGTCGGTTGCGGTACCGATCCGAGCTGCTCCAACGAAGCCGCGTTGCGCGAGCAACTGGCTACGAAGCAGTGCTCGATGGTCCTGCGCAGCAACGGATCGGGCCCGCTGTATCTGCCGCGTCCGTGCGGACGGCAGTCGTGGCGTCAGGTGCGCTGA
- the pilV gene encoding type IV pilus modification protein PilV has translation MSLIVNRITARAAPRRSLPGARSRQRGFSLIEVLIAMLVIGFGLLGLAMMQTLSVRYSQSANYRTQAFNLAYDLFDQIRANRALSAQFTKIDEGSFSGVTGKNCSRATSGFVGPAESATRWKCQVRSTLGAGAFAQVTQDGARTTVTISWSDARAAVGAVGNNANGRITVSSDL, from the coding sequence ATGTCCCTAATCGTCAACCGCATTACCGCGCGAGCGGCGCCGCGTCGTTCGCTGCCTGGCGCGCGTTCGCGCCAGCGCGGCTTCAGCCTGATCGAAGTGTTGATCGCGATGCTGGTGATCGGCTTCGGCCTGCTCGGACTGGCGATGATGCAGACCCTGAGCGTGCGCTATTCGCAGAGCGCCAACTATCGCACCCAGGCCTTCAACCTGGCCTACGACCTGTTCGACCAGATCCGCGCGAACCGCGCCCTGTCCGCGCAGTTCACCAAGATCGACGAGGGCAGCTTCAGCGGGGTGACCGGCAAGAACTGCTCGCGCGCGACCAGCGGCTTCGTCGGCCCGGCCGAGAGCGCGACACGGTGGAAATGCCAGGTGCGCTCCACGCTCGGCGCGGGCGCGTTCGCGCAGGTGACCCAGGACGGCGCGCGCACTACCGTCACGATCAGTTGGTCGGACGCGCGCGCCGCGGTCGGCGCGGTCGGCAACAACGCCAACGGACGAATCACGGTGAGCTCCGACCTATGA
- a CDS encoding GspH/FimT family protein translates to MKRMQGISVIEVALALAVVAVLTGVAAPAALSALLAVRYASVRAALGESVLMSNRVSVASGGVAVVCPSDPGGRCRDDADWSSGWLVYADIDEDRRFGAGDVLLRRQPPLPDGLRLVTTDGRRRIVFHPDGSNSGSNVTFSLCSRSGDRVESLVLSNAGRLRIAAGSDEQRSACRGR, encoded by the coding sequence ATGAAACGAATGCAGGGAATCTCCGTCATCGAGGTCGCACTGGCGCTGGCGGTCGTCGCCGTACTCACGGGCGTCGCTGCGCCGGCCGCGCTTTCGGCTTTGCTCGCGGTCCGGTACGCGAGCGTTCGCGCGGCGCTGGGCGAGAGCGTGCTCATGTCCAATCGGGTGTCCGTCGCCAGCGGAGGGGTCGCCGTCGTATGCCCCAGCGATCCGGGCGGGCGGTGCCGCGACGACGCGGACTGGAGTTCGGGATGGCTGGTCTACGCCGACATCGACGAGGACCGCAGGTTCGGCGCCGGGGACGTCCTGCTGCGACGCCAGCCGCCGCTGCCCGACGGCCTGCGCTTGGTGACCACCGACGGCCGCCGGCGGATCGTCTTCCATCCCGATGGCAGCAATTCGGGCAGCAACGTGACTTTCAGTCTGTGCAGCCGTTCCGGCGACCGCGTGGAATCGCTGGTGCTGTCGAACGCGGGGCGACTGCGCATCGCCGCCGGGTCCGACGAACAGCGCAGCGCCTGCCGCGGACGCTGA
- a CDS encoding pilus assembly PilX family protein, whose translation MPSIRLYRAPPRRQRGAALYVALIMLILLALLGLVGMQVTGMQERMSANYGRVSTAFQNAEALARQRETAIRTALYAGGGTFQADEELCSTTYDPSTWANAAASDSATHIRRIDKCVPASSLVVGGKKNEDTGNIYQVSALRGDLDANAGASAAVDTIFIP comes from the coding sequence ATGCCCTCCATCCGCCTATACCGGGCGCCGCCGCGGCGCCAACGCGGCGCGGCGCTCTACGTCGCCCTGATCATGCTGATCCTGCTGGCCTTGCTCGGCCTGGTGGGCATGCAAGTGACCGGCATGCAGGAGCGGATGTCGGCCAACTACGGCCGCGTCAGTACGGCGTTCCAGAACGCGGAAGCGCTGGCCCGGCAGCGGGAAACCGCGATCCGCACGGCGCTTTACGCAGGCGGCGGCACGTTCCAGGCCGACGAGGAGCTGTGTTCGACGACGTACGACCCGTCGACCTGGGCCAACGCCGCCGCCTCCGATAGCGCCACCCATATCCGCCGCATCGACAAGTGCGTTCCGGCATCGAGCCTGGTCGTGGGCGGAAAGAAGAACGAAGACACCGGAAACATCTACCAGGTCAGCGCCCTGCGCGGCGACCTGGACGCGAACGCCGGCGCCAGCGCCGCGGTCGACACGATCTTCATTCCTTGA
- a CDS encoding HlyC/CorC family transporter, which yields MSEDDSSTHSPEPHEKRRSWLDRISSALSGEPSSREDLVELLRDAQSDGLIAADTLHMMEGAIAVSDLTVGDVMIPRSQMVALPADAKFLDLMKLVVESGHSRFPVHGEDKDEILGILLAKDLLRGVVADNGPGTIHELLRPAVLIPESKRLDVLLREFRQSRNHMAIVIDEHGGVAGLLTIEDVLEQIVGDIDDEHDEAENTDALIAAQADGQYVVDALTPIDDFNERFGADFDDDEYDTIGGLVTAAIGHLPEAGEELTLGRFVFRVASADARRVHAFHVGVLGAD from the coding sequence ATGTCCGAGGACGACAGTAGTACCCACTCGCCGGAACCCCACGAGAAACGGCGCTCCTGGCTCGACCGCATCAGCTCCGCGCTGTCCGGCGAACCCAGCTCCCGCGAAGACCTGGTCGAATTGCTGCGCGATGCGCAATCCGACGGCCTGATCGCCGCCGACACCCTGCACATGATGGAAGGCGCGATCGCGGTCTCCGACCTCACCGTCGGCGACGTGATGATCCCGCGCTCGCAGATGGTCGCGCTGCCGGCCGACGCCAAGTTCCTCGACCTGATGAAGCTGGTGGTCGAATCCGGCCACTCGCGCTTCCCGGTCCACGGCGAGGACAAGGACGAGATCCTCGGCATCCTGCTGGCCAAGGACCTGCTGCGCGGCGTGGTCGCCGACAACGGACCGGGCACGATCCACGAACTGCTGCGCCCGGCGGTGCTGATTCCCGAATCCAAGCGCCTGGATGTGCTGCTGCGCGAGTTCCGCCAGTCGCGCAACCACATGGCCATCGTCATCGACGAGCACGGCGGCGTCGCCGGCCTGTTGACCATCGAGGACGTGCTGGAGCAGATCGTCGGCGACATCGACGACGAGCACGACGAGGCCGAGAACACCGATGCGCTGATCGCCGCGCAAGCCGACGGCCAGTACGTGGTCGATGCGCTGACCCCGATCGACGATTTCAACGAGCGCTTCGGCGCCGATTTCGACGACGACGAGTACGACACCATCGGCGGACTGGTGACCGCGGCGATCGGGCACCTGCCCGAGGCCGGCGAGGAGCTGACCCTGGGCCGGTTCGTGTTCCGCGTCGCCAGCGCCGATGCGCGGCGGGTGCATGCCTTCCATGTCGGCGTGCTCGGCGCCGATTGA